In the Silene latifolia isolate original U9 population chromosome 1, ASM4854445v1, whole genome shotgun sequence genome, TTATAAATTTTAActacaatttttcaaattttcatattTGAGGAGAAATGAACCCAACTACTGGTCTTCCACTAATTACGCAAGTGATTATTAGTGCATAATAAACCGCCAAAGGTGCctaaattgatcatatttttCCAACCTAGTTAACAAGTTTGACGAGAAATTAATTTCACACATGAGATCATAAGTCTCTCCAAACAATTCTGTAGCTAACAAACGCGTTACGAAAAGCACTAGGCAACTCATGACATAAACTCTTGACCAAACCATTTTTTAAGTCTTCAACTACAAGCCTATAAATCTCCATAATTCTTGCTATTTTATTGCACACAAATCACAACTAATTCTCTATATTCACTCCCTTTCACATAATTGCaccaaaattatattcatcattCAAGCATTTTAGCATCATAGACTATAATATCATGGCATTTTCTACTAATTTGTGCTCATTTTTTGTCCTTGTTTCCATCTTCATCCAAGGATCTCTAGGTATTTTCATCAAACATTTCATAAGTAAAATTCGATTTTTAGCTTAAGTTTTTATAGTTATGTATTCATCACTTTGCCTCATCTGGTTCTTTACGTTTTATTTCATTTGTgatgagtattttaatcaaatgtaaagaATCACTGGTGAGACATGGGTTGGTATAGGGGTTGGACTCGTTCTAGGAAATGATAAAATGTGGATTTTTTATGTTCAAAAATTCGAATGTTTATAAGTTACCatttaaaattgttaatctaTGTTTTAACCCTCTTATTTTACTTCATCTAGTAAATGGTTAGTAGGGACGGTCGTTCTCCAAGGAACAGAGAACATATATTTATAACTTCAAATCCTGACTCCGACAATAGCAAAACCCTAAATTCAAATTTACATTTTTATAGTAGTTAAATATGTAGCACAGAATTAactattaagaatattattttaACAAAACATTATTGGATTATTCATTAATTCAATgtggtttaattaatttatgtaGGCGAGCTGGTTTGTGAGAAATTGCCAACAGACATATGTGTACTGGCAATATCATCAGCAGGGAAGAGGTGTGTATTAGAGAAGTACAAGAACGAAAACGGGGCAACCGAATACCAATGCAGTACGTCGGAGGTGGTCGTTGGAAGCATGTCGGAATACTTGGAGACCGACGAATGTGTCAAGGCTTGTGGGGTTGACAGAAACATGGTCGGTATTTCGTCCGATAATTTGATGGAGCCCCGGTTCACTTCCAAGCTTTGCTCCCCTGCTTGTTACAACTATTGCCCTAATGTTATTGATCTTTACTCCAAGTTGGCTCAAGGAGAAGGTATAttattct is a window encoding:
- the LOC141595524 gene encoding uncharacterized protein LOC141595524; the protein is MAFSTNLCSFFVLVSIFIQGSLGELVCEKLPTDICVLAISSAGKRCVLEKYKNENGATEYQCSTSEVVVGSMSEYLETDECVKACGVDRNMVGISSDNLMEPRFTSKLCSPACYNYCPNVIDLYSKLAQGEGVYLPALCKKQQRNPRRAMVELMSSGAAPGPVSSNDVSSSLVADSPAPSPASSFI